The Candidatus Binataceae bacterium genomic sequence GGCTACTACGTTCGCCTCGACTATGTTTCGGAGGGGGCGGTGATGAACGAGGTCGAGAGAAATTTGAAACTCTCGGACTCGGTGCTGCGCTTCCTGTCGGTGTTACTCGATACCAACGCTGAGCCGGCCAAGGTGCGCGAGGAGATCGAGGCGCGCAACCGCCGGATGGCCGAAGCGCGGGCGGCGGCGGAGGCCCGCGCCGCTGCGCTTGCAGCCCAGCGCGAACGAGCGTCGGAGGCGCCTGATGCCCCCGAAGAGCTGGGCGCCGAACACGAGGGCGAACTCGAGCCGGAGGGCGGCAACCGCCCGCAATGAGCTTTACCTCGCGCCAAGTCACCATCCGAAGAAAGAAAACGACTTGAGCACGGGCACTTTGCGCCCGAGTT encodes the following:
- the rpsF gene encoding 30S ribosomal protein S6, with amino-acid sequence MRRYETIFILRPDQGESQIKEAIRRFEGFVTQGGGELIETDEWGSRELAYRIRGERRGYYVRLDYVSEGAVMNEVERNLKLSDSVLRFLSVLLDTNAEPAKVREEIEARNRRMAEARAAAEARAAALAAQRERASEAPDAPEELGAEHEGELEPEGGNRPQ